One genomic window of Solanum dulcamara chromosome 10, daSolDulc1.2, whole genome shotgun sequence includes the following:
- the LOC129870702 gene encoding zinc finger protein 8, whose amino-acid sequence MEKTDRETHDFMNVESFSQLPFIRPGPGPALPKEKAGIRLFGKEFGADGDAATEESESNEIKENNNTISSRKFECHYCCRNFPTSQALGGHQNAHKRERQHAKRAHLQSAMVHGAAFTEANNIYGIMNYRLPNYHHPSAWMTNTSRFYASPYTSHQTPPINGSPLAFWRIPPPTNNSSNFGRERSVMPVFPANNQDFKPSPIINTTSTSQDHVSLDLHL is encoded by the coding sequence ATGGAGAAGACAGACAGAGAAACTCATGATTTCATGAACGTGGAGTCTTTCTCTCAGCTACCCTTTATCCGTCCAGGTCCAGGTCCAGCACTGCCTAAAGAAAAGGCCGGCATTAGGCTTTTTGGGAAAGAATTTGGAGCTGATGGTGATGCTGCAACCGAGGAATCAGAATCCAATGAAATTAAAGAGAACAATAATACCATTAGTAGCCGGAAATTCGAGTGCCATTACTGTTGCAGGAATTTCCCGACTTCACAAGCCTTAGGAGGACATCAAAATGCGCATAAGAGAGAACGACAGCATGCTAAAAGAGCTCATCTTCAATCTGCAATGGTCCATGGTGCAGCTTTCACTGAAGCAAATAATATTTATGGCATAATGAATTATCGCCTTCCTAATTACCATCATCCATCAGCATGGATGACAAACACTAGCAGATTTTATGCAAGTCCTTACACTTCTCATCAAACACCGCCTATAAATGGAAGTCCTTTAGCCTTCTGGAGGATCCCACCACCAACTAATAATTCTTCTAATTTTGGTCGTGAACGCTCCGTGATGCCAGTGTTTCCTGCTAATAATCAGGATTTCAAGCCTTCTCCAATCATCAATACTACTTCAACTTCTCAAGACCATGTGAGTTTAGATCTACACTTGTGA